The following coding sequences are from one Chaetodon trifascialis isolate fChaTrf1 chromosome 24, fChaTrf1.hap1, whole genome shotgun sequence window:
- the pnpla4 gene encoding patatin-like phospholipase domain-containing protein 4 has translation MTVLNLSFAASGFLGIYHLGAVEAFFCHGDKLLGSLRACAGASAGALVAAVMITAPDKLQHCKEFTYWFADSVRRQQFGAVTPGYNFMLTLREGIEEILPSEAHSLATDRLHVSITHSKSGQNHIVSRFTSREELIKALLASSYVPVYAGLKPVEFRGQKWIDGGFTDSLPILPTGRTVTVSPFAGVQDVCPIHRGRFNSQLRLANMNIMFSMENIKRLNQALFPPSTSAMQSLCEEGFSDAVRFLKRESWMS, from the exons ATGACAGTCCTGAACCTGTCCTTCGCTGCATCTGGTTTCTTGGGGATCTACCACCTAGGGGCTGTGGAGGCCTTTTTCTGCCATGGGGACAAGTTGCTGGGCTCCCTCAGGGCCTGTGCAGGGGCCTCAGCTGGGGCCCTGGTGGCTGCTGTAATGATCACAGCTCCTGACAAGTTACAG CACTGTAAAGAGTTCACCTACTGGTTTGCTGACAGTGTGAGACGACAGCAATTCGGAGCCGTCACGCCAGGATACAACTTCATGCTCACGCTACG GGAGGGGATCGAAGAGATTCTGCCCAGTGAGGCTCACAGTTTGGCCACTGACCGCCTCCACGTCTCAATAACACACTCCAAAAGTGGCCAGAACCACATCGTATCCAGGTTTACCTCCAGGGAGGAGCTCATAAAG GCTCTGCTGGCCAGCAGCTATGTGCCCGTCTATGCAGGACTGAAACCGGTGGAATTCAGAGGGCAG AAATGGATTGATGGAGGGTTCACTGACAGCCTGCCAATTCTGCCCACGGGACGAACCGTCACTGTGTCTCCCTTCGCTGGAGTTCAGGATGTATGTCCCATTCACAGGGGACGCTTCAACAGTCAACTCAGACTGGCCAACATGAACATAATG TTCTCCATGGAGAACATCAAGCGTCTGAACCAGGCCCTGTTTCCCCCATCCACCAGCGCCATGCAGTCTCTGTGCGAAGAGGGTTTCAGTGACGCCGTGAGGTTCCTGAAGAGAGAGTCCTGGATGAGCTGA